One region of Mycteria americana isolate JAX WOST 10 ecotype Jacksonville Zoo and Gardens chromosome 17, USCA_MyAme_1.0, whole genome shotgun sequence genomic DNA includes:
- the GAPVD1 gene encoding GTPase-activating protein and VPS9 domain-containing protein 1 isoform X1, whose product MVKLDIHTLAHHLKQERLYVNSEKQLIQRLNADVLKTAEKLYRTAWISKQQRINLDRLIITSAEASPAECCQHAKVLEDTQFVDGYKQLGFQEAAYGEFLNRLRENPRLIASCLVAGEKLNQDNTQSVIHTVFTSIYGNCIMQEDESYLLQVLRYLIEFELKESDNPRRLLRRGTCAFSILFKLFSEGLFSAKLFLTATLHEPIMQLLVEDEDHLETDPNKLIERFSPVQQEKLFGEKGTEKFKQRVQEMVDSNEAKLVTLVNKFIGYLKQNTYCFPHSLRWIVSQMYKTLSCVDRLEVGEVRAMCTDLLLACFICPAIVNPEQYGIISDAPINEVARFNLMQVGRLLQQLAMTGSEEGDPRMKSNLAKFDKSCVAAFLDVVIDGRAVETPPMSSVNLLEGLSRTVVYMTYSQLTTLVGFMRNVMSSDQLKEDRMALENLLANLPQNKPGKSSSLEMTPYNTPQLSPATTPANKKNRLPIATRSRSRSNILMDQHGDHEGSSQETIPEVQPEEVLVISLGTGPQITPGMMSENEVLNMQLADGGQGDVPVDENKLHGKPDKTLRFSLCSDNLEGISEGPSNRSNSVSSLDLEGESVSELGAGPSGSNGVEALQLLEHEQATTQDNLDDKLRKFEIRDMMGLTDDRDISETVSETWSTDVLGSDFDPNIDEDRLQEIAGAAAENMLGSLLCLPGSGSVLLDPCTGSTISETTSEAWSVEVLPSDSEAPDLKQEERLQELESCSGLGSTSDDTDVREVSSRPSTPGLSVVSGISATSEDIPNKIEDLRSECSSDFGGKDSVTSPDMDETAHGASQLTSPPSQTDSLLALFDPLSSNEGVSAVVRPKVHYARPSHPPPDPPILEGAMGGNEARLPNFGSHTLIPTDLEAFKQRHSYPERLVRSRSSDIVSSVRRPMSDPGWNRRPGNEERELPMPTTNTGAAVLVAASQSSSSSPSKDSSRGEIEERKDSDDEKSDRNRPWWRKRFVSAMPKAPIPFRKKEKQEKDKDDMVPDRYSTLQDDSSPRLSAQAQAAEDILDKYRNAIKRTSPSEGAIVNYDGAETIGDGESMHDSPRDEALQNMSADDLPDSASQVAQPQSSAFSYRDAKKKLRLALCSADSVAFPMLTHSTRNGLPDHTDPEDNEIVCFLKVQLAEAINLQDKNLMAQLQETMRCVSRFDNRTCRKLLASIAEDYRKRAPYIAYLTRCRQGLQTTQAHLERLLQRVLRDKEVANRYFTTVCVRLLLESKEKKIREFIQDFQKLTAADDKTAQVEDFLQFLYGAMAQDAIWQNASEEQLQDAQLAIERSVMNRIFKLAFYPNQDGDILRDQVLHEHIQRLSKVVTANHKALQIPEVYLREAPWPSAQSEIRTISAYKTPRDKVQCILRMCSTIMNLLSLANEDSVPGADDFVPVLVFVLIKANPPCLLSTVQYISSFYANCLSGEESYWWMQFTAAVEFIKTIDDRK is encoded by the exons ATGGTGAAGCTGGATATACACACGCTGGCTCATCACCTCAAGCAGGAACGACTGTATGTAAACTCAGAAAAGCAACTTATTCAAAGGCTCAACGCAGATGTATTGAAGACAGCTGAAAAGCTGTACCGCACAGCATGGATTTCCAAGCAGCAAAGGATTAACTTGGACAGACTGATCATAACAAG tgctGAAGCTTCTCCTGCTGAATGTTGCCAGCATGCTAAAGTCTTGGAGGACACGCAGTTTGTGGATGGATATAAGCAGTTGGGATTTCAGGAGGCTGCTTATGGAGAATTCCTAAACAGATTGAGAGAGAACCCTAGGCTTATTGCATCCTGTCTGGTTGCTGGAGAGAAGCTCAACCAGGACAACACTCAGAGTGTCATTCACACAGTCTTTACCTCCATTTATGGCAATTGCATCATGCAGGAGGATGAGAGCTACCTCCTACAGGTCCTCCGTTACTTGATTGAATTTGAACTCAAGGAAAGCGACAACCCTAGGCGGCTGTTGAGACGAGGCACCTGTGCATTCAGCATCTTATTCAAACTCTTCTCTGAAGGactcttttctgcaaaactttttcTTACTGCAACTTTACATGAGCCAATCATGCAGCTTCTGGTTGAAGACGAAGACCACCTGGAAACTGATCCAAACAAGTTAATTGAGAGATTCTCCCCAGTACAACAGGAAAAGTTATTTGGAGAGAAAGGCACAGAGAAGTTCAAGCAAAGAGTCCAAGAGATGGTTGACTCCAATGAGGCCAAGCTGGTGACCTTGGTGAACAAATTCATTGGCTATCTCAAACAAAATACTTACTGTTTTCCTCACAGCTTGAGATGGATTGTGTCACAAATGTACAAAACGCTCTCGTGTGTAGACAGGCTGGAGGTTGGGGAGGTCAGAGCAATGTGCACAGATCTTCTTCTAGCGTGTTTCATCTGTCCTGCAATTGTTAACCCAGAACAGTATGGGATAATTTCTGATGCTCCTATAAATGAGGTGGCAAGATTTAATCTGATGCAG gttGGGAGACTTCTGCAGCAATTGGCAATGACAGGTTCTGAAGAGGGAGATCCACGTATGAAGAGCAACCTTGCTAAATTTGACAAA aGCTGTGTGGCTGCCTTCCTGGATGTAGTTATTGATGGGCGTGCAGTTGAAACTCCTCCAATGTCTTCTGTTAACCTTCTGGAGGGGTTGAGTAGAACAGTGGTTTACATGACATACAGCCAGCTAACTACTCTG GTTGGCTTTATGCGGAACGTAATGTCAAGCGATCAACTCAAGGAAGATCGGATGGCTTTGGAAAACTTGCTGGCAAACTTACCCCAGAACAAaccagggaaaagcagcagccttgAAATGACTCCATATAATACCCCACAACTTTCTCCTGCAACTACTCCAGCTAACAAAAAAAATCGATTACCAATAG CAACTCGTAGCAGAAGTAGATCAAATATTCTCATGGATCAGCACGGAGATCACGAAGGATCCTCCCAGGAGACTATCCCCGAAGTTCAGCCGGAAGAAGTGCTGGTGATTTCTTTGGGGACAGGTCCACAGATTACTCCAGGAATGATGTCAGAAAATGAG GTCTTAAATATGCAGCTTGCAGATGGCGGACAAGGAGATGTCCCCGTTGATGAAAACAAACTCCATGGTAAACCTGATAAAACCTTGcgcttttccctctgcagtgaTAATCTGGAAGGAATATCTGAAG GTCCTTCAAATCGCTCCAACTCTGTGTCATCTTTGGATTTAGAAGGGGAGTCTGTGTCAGAGCTTGGCGCGGGTCCCTCCGGGAGCAACGGCGTTGAAGCTCTGCAGCTGTTAGAGCATGAACAAG CCACAACTCAGGATAATCTTGATGACAAGCTCCGTAAATTTGAAATCCGTGATATGATGGGGTTGACTGATGACAGGGATATATCAGAAACTGTGAGCGAAACTTGGAGTACAGATGTCTTGGGAAGTGACTTCGACCCAAATATTGATGAAGATCGTTTGCAAGAAATAGCAG GTGCAGCTGCAGAGAACATGCTAGGCAGCTTGCTGTGTTTACCAGGTTCAGGATCCGTGTTGCTTGATCCCTGCACAGGTTCAACCATATCAGAAACCACAAGTGAAGCGTGGAGCGTGGAAGTATTACCAAGTGATTCAG AGGCCCCAGActtaaaacaggaggaaagacTACAAGAACTGGAAAGCTGTTCTGGGCTGGGTAGCACATCTGATGACACAGATGTAAGGGAGGTCAGTTCTCGACCCAGTACACCAGGCCTCAGCGTTGTATCAG GTATTAGTGCGACATCTGAGGATATTCCTAATAAGATTGAGGATCTCAGGTCCGAATGTAGCTCTGACTTCGGGGGAAAAGATTCTGTGACAAGTCCTGACATGGATGAAACGGCCCACG gAGCCAGTCAGTTGACATCTCCTCCTTCTCAGACAGATTCTTTGCTTGCACTGTTTGACCCTCTGTCATCAAATGAGG GTGTATCAGCTGTAGTAAGGCCTAAAGTACACTATGCAAGACCCTCTCATCCACCACCAGATCCACCGATCTTGGAAGGAGCTATGGGAGGTAATGAGGCCCGATTACCAAACTTTGGGTCTCACACTTTAATTCCAACTGATTTAGAAGCATTCAAGCAGAGGCATTCTTATCCAGAGAGGCTAGTCCGCAGTAGGAGTTCAGATATAGTGTCATCAGTTCGGAGACCTATGAGTGATCCTGGGTGGAACAGACGTCCTGGTAATGAGGAGAGGGAGCTTCCTATGCCGACCACCAACACTGGAGCAGCTGTTCTGGTGGCTGCGTCTCAGTCATCATCTTCGTCTCCCAGTAAAGACTCCTCTAGGGGAGAG ATTGAAGAACGAAAAGACAGTGATGATGAGAAGTCTGACAGAAACAGGCCCTGGTGGAGGAAACGTTTTGTGTCTGCCATGCCCAAAG CTCCTATtccatttagaaagaaagaaaaacaagaaaaagacaaagatgaCATGGTGCCTGACAGATACTCAACACTTCAAG ATGATTCCAGCCCAAGGCTCAGTGCACAGGCGCAAGCTGCGGAGGACATTCTGGACAAATACAGGAATGCAATTAAGCGAACCAGTCCTAGTGAAGGAGCCATAGTAAACTATGACGGTGCAG AGACTATTGGGGATGGTGAGAGTATGCATGACTCTCCGCGTGATGAGGCTTTGCAAAACATGTCTGCAGATGACCTCCCAGACTCTGCAAGTCAAGTAGCACAGCCACAAAGTTCTGCTTTCTCCTATAG ggaTGCGAAGAAGAAATTGAGATTGGCTCTTTGTTCAGCAGATTCTGTTGCCTTCCCAATGTTGACACATTCAACAAGGAATGGCCTACCAGATCACACAGACCCTGAAG ATAATGAAATTGTGTGCTTCTTGAAAGTTCAGCTGGCTGAAGCTATTAACCTCCAAGACAAGAACTTGATGGCCCAGCTGCAAGAGACAATGCGATGTGTAAGCCGCTTTGATAACAGGACCTGTCGAAAGCTGCTGGCATCTATTGCAGAGGACTATAG gaaaagagCTCCATATATCGCTTACTTAACTCGATGTCGCCAAGGCCTGCAAACAACACAGGCACACTTGGAAAGGCTGTTGCAAAGAGTTCTGCGAGATAAAGAAGTGGCCAACAGATACTTCACTACAGTATGTGTGAGATTGCTGCtagagagcaaagaaaagaaaataagggagTTTATTCAAG ATTTCCAGAAACTCACAGCAGCAGATGATAAAACAGCCCAAGTTGAGGATTTTCTTCAGTTCTTATATGGGGCTATGGCTCAGGATGCCATATGGCAGAATGCCAGTGAAGAACAGCTTCAGGATGCACAATTAGCTATAGAACGCAGTGTGATGAATCGTATTTTCAAACTTGCGTTCTACCCTAATCAGGATGGAGATATTTTGCGTGACCA ggTCCTTCATGAGCACATACAGAGGTTATCTAAAGTAGTGACTGCAAATCACAAAGCACTTCAAATACCTGAG gtaTATCTCCGGGAGGCTCCATGGCCATCTGCGCAGTCCGAAATCCGCACAATAAGCGCTTATAAAACCCCCCGAGACAAAGTACAGTGTATCCTGCGAATGTGTTCAACCATCATGAACCTGCTTAGTCTGGCAAATGAAGATTCAGTACCTGGGGCAGATGATTTTGTTCCTGTTCTCGTCTTTGTCCTCATAAAG GCAAATCCACCGTGCTTGCTGTCCACTGTTCAGTACATTAGTAGTTTCTATGCCAACTGTTTGTCTGGAGAAGAATCATACTGGTGGATGCAGTTCACAGCAGCAGTTGAATTCATTAAAACTATTGATGACCGCAAGTAA
- the GAPVD1 gene encoding GTPase-activating protein and VPS9 domain-containing protein 1 isoform X2 produces MVKLDIHTLAHHLKQERLYVNSEKQLIQRLNADVLKTAEKLYRTAWISKQQRINLDRLIITSAEASPAECCQHAKVLEDTQFVDGYKQLGFQEAAYGEFLNRLRENPRLIASCLVAGEKLNQDNTQSVIHTVFTSIYGNCIMQEDESYLLQVLRYLIEFELKESDNPRRLLRRGTCAFSILFKLFSEGLFSAKLFLTATLHEPIMQLLVEDEDHLETDPNKLIERFSPVQQEKLFGEKGTEKFKQRVQEMVDSNEAKLVTLVNKFIGYLKQNTYCFPHSLRWIVSQMYKTLSCVDRLEVGEVRAMCTDLLLACFICPAIVNPEQYGIISDAPINEVARFNLMQVGRLLQQLAMTGSEEGDPRMKSNLAKFDKSCVAAFLDVVIDGRAVETPPMSSVNLLEGLSRTVVYMTYSQLTTLVGFMRNVMSSDQLKEDRMALENLLANLPQNKPGKSSSLEMTPYNTPQLSPATTPANKKNRLPIATRSRSRSNILMDQHGDHEGSSQETIPEVQPEEVLVISLGTGPQITPGMMSENEVLNMQLADGGQGDVPVDENKLHGPSNRSNSVSSLDLEGESVSELGAGPSGSNGVEALQLLEHEQATTQDNLDDKLRKFEIRDMMGLTDDRDISETVSETWSTDVLGSDFDPNIDEDRLQEIAGAAAENMLGSLLCLPGSGSVLLDPCTGSTISETTSEAWSVEVLPSDSEAPDLKQEERLQELESCSGLGSTSDDTDVREVSSRPSTPGLSVVSGISATSEDIPNKIEDLRSECSSDFGGKDSVTSPDMDETAHGASQLTSPPSQTDSLLALFDPLSSNEGVSAVVRPKVHYARPSHPPPDPPILEGAMGGNEARLPNFGSHTLIPTDLEAFKQRHSYPERLVRSRSSDIVSSVRRPMSDPGWNRRPGNEERELPMPTTNTGAAVLVAASQSSSSSPSKDSSRGEIEERKDSDDEKSDRNRPWWRKRFVSAMPKAPIPFRKKEKQEKDKDDMVPDRYSTLQDDSSPRLSAQAQAAEDILDKYRNAIKRTSPSEGAIVNYDGAETIGDGESMHDSPRDEALQNMSADDLPDSASQVAQPQSSAFSYRDAKKKLRLALCSADSVAFPMLTHSTRNGLPDHTDPEDNEIVCFLKVQLAEAINLQDKNLMAQLQETMRCVSRFDNRTCRKLLASIAEDYRKRAPYIAYLTRCRQGLQTTQAHLERLLQRVLRDKEVANRYFTTVCVRLLLESKEKKIREFIQDFQKLTAADDKTAQVEDFLQFLYGAMAQDAIWQNASEEQLQDAQLAIERSVMNRIFKLAFYPNQDGDILRDQVLHEHIQRLSKVVTANHKALQIPEVYLREAPWPSAQSEIRTISAYKTPRDKVQCILRMCSTIMNLLSLANEDSVPGADDFVPVLVFVLIKANPPCLLSTVQYISSFYANCLSGEESYWWMQFTAAVEFIKTIDDRK; encoded by the exons ATGGTGAAGCTGGATATACACACGCTGGCTCATCACCTCAAGCAGGAACGACTGTATGTAAACTCAGAAAAGCAACTTATTCAAAGGCTCAACGCAGATGTATTGAAGACAGCTGAAAAGCTGTACCGCACAGCATGGATTTCCAAGCAGCAAAGGATTAACTTGGACAGACTGATCATAACAAG tgctGAAGCTTCTCCTGCTGAATGTTGCCAGCATGCTAAAGTCTTGGAGGACACGCAGTTTGTGGATGGATATAAGCAGTTGGGATTTCAGGAGGCTGCTTATGGAGAATTCCTAAACAGATTGAGAGAGAACCCTAGGCTTATTGCATCCTGTCTGGTTGCTGGAGAGAAGCTCAACCAGGACAACACTCAGAGTGTCATTCACACAGTCTTTACCTCCATTTATGGCAATTGCATCATGCAGGAGGATGAGAGCTACCTCCTACAGGTCCTCCGTTACTTGATTGAATTTGAACTCAAGGAAAGCGACAACCCTAGGCGGCTGTTGAGACGAGGCACCTGTGCATTCAGCATCTTATTCAAACTCTTCTCTGAAGGactcttttctgcaaaactttttcTTACTGCAACTTTACATGAGCCAATCATGCAGCTTCTGGTTGAAGACGAAGACCACCTGGAAACTGATCCAAACAAGTTAATTGAGAGATTCTCCCCAGTACAACAGGAAAAGTTATTTGGAGAGAAAGGCACAGAGAAGTTCAAGCAAAGAGTCCAAGAGATGGTTGACTCCAATGAGGCCAAGCTGGTGACCTTGGTGAACAAATTCATTGGCTATCTCAAACAAAATACTTACTGTTTTCCTCACAGCTTGAGATGGATTGTGTCACAAATGTACAAAACGCTCTCGTGTGTAGACAGGCTGGAGGTTGGGGAGGTCAGAGCAATGTGCACAGATCTTCTTCTAGCGTGTTTCATCTGTCCTGCAATTGTTAACCCAGAACAGTATGGGATAATTTCTGATGCTCCTATAAATGAGGTGGCAAGATTTAATCTGATGCAG gttGGGAGACTTCTGCAGCAATTGGCAATGACAGGTTCTGAAGAGGGAGATCCACGTATGAAGAGCAACCTTGCTAAATTTGACAAA aGCTGTGTGGCTGCCTTCCTGGATGTAGTTATTGATGGGCGTGCAGTTGAAACTCCTCCAATGTCTTCTGTTAACCTTCTGGAGGGGTTGAGTAGAACAGTGGTTTACATGACATACAGCCAGCTAACTACTCTG GTTGGCTTTATGCGGAACGTAATGTCAAGCGATCAACTCAAGGAAGATCGGATGGCTTTGGAAAACTTGCTGGCAAACTTACCCCAGAACAAaccagggaaaagcagcagccttgAAATGACTCCATATAATACCCCACAACTTTCTCCTGCAACTACTCCAGCTAACAAAAAAAATCGATTACCAATAG CAACTCGTAGCAGAAGTAGATCAAATATTCTCATGGATCAGCACGGAGATCACGAAGGATCCTCCCAGGAGACTATCCCCGAAGTTCAGCCGGAAGAAGTGCTGGTGATTTCTTTGGGGACAGGTCCACAGATTACTCCAGGAATGATGTCAGAAAATGAG GTCTTAAATATGCAGCTTGCAGATGGCGGACAAGGAGATGTCCCCGTTGATGAAAACAAACTCCATG GTCCTTCAAATCGCTCCAACTCTGTGTCATCTTTGGATTTAGAAGGGGAGTCTGTGTCAGAGCTTGGCGCGGGTCCCTCCGGGAGCAACGGCGTTGAAGCTCTGCAGCTGTTAGAGCATGAACAAG CCACAACTCAGGATAATCTTGATGACAAGCTCCGTAAATTTGAAATCCGTGATATGATGGGGTTGACTGATGACAGGGATATATCAGAAACTGTGAGCGAAACTTGGAGTACAGATGTCTTGGGAAGTGACTTCGACCCAAATATTGATGAAGATCGTTTGCAAGAAATAGCAG GTGCAGCTGCAGAGAACATGCTAGGCAGCTTGCTGTGTTTACCAGGTTCAGGATCCGTGTTGCTTGATCCCTGCACAGGTTCAACCATATCAGAAACCACAAGTGAAGCGTGGAGCGTGGAAGTATTACCAAGTGATTCAG AGGCCCCAGActtaaaacaggaggaaagacTACAAGAACTGGAAAGCTGTTCTGGGCTGGGTAGCACATCTGATGACACAGATGTAAGGGAGGTCAGTTCTCGACCCAGTACACCAGGCCTCAGCGTTGTATCAG GTATTAGTGCGACATCTGAGGATATTCCTAATAAGATTGAGGATCTCAGGTCCGAATGTAGCTCTGACTTCGGGGGAAAAGATTCTGTGACAAGTCCTGACATGGATGAAACGGCCCACG gAGCCAGTCAGTTGACATCTCCTCCTTCTCAGACAGATTCTTTGCTTGCACTGTTTGACCCTCTGTCATCAAATGAGG GTGTATCAGCTGTAGTAAGGCCTAAAGTACACTATGCAAGACCCTCTCATCCACCACCAGATCCACCGATCTTGGAAGGAGCTATGGGAGGTAATGAGGCCCGATTACCAAACTTTGGGTCTCACACTTTAATTCCAACTGATTTAGAAGCATTCAAGCAGAGGCATTCTTATCCAGAGAGGCTAGTCCGCAGTAGGAGTTCAGATATAGTGTCATCAGTTCGGAGACCTATGAGTGATCCTGGGTGGAACAGACGTCCTGGTAATGAGGAGAGGGAGCTTCCTATGCCGACCACCAACACTGGAGCAGCTGTTCTGGTGGCTGCGTCTCAGTCATCATCTTCGTCTCCCAGTAAAGACTCCTCTAGGGGAGAG ATTGAAGAACGAAAAGACAGTGATGATGAGAAGTCTGACAGAAACAGGCCCTGGTGGAGGAAACGTTTTGTGTCTGCCATGCCCAAAG CTCCTATtccatttagaaagaaagaaaaacaagaaaaagacaaagatgaCATGGTGCCTGACAGATACTCAACACTTCAAG ATGATTCCAGCCCAAGGCTCAGTGCACAGGCGCAAGCTGCGGAGGACATTCTGGACAAATACAGGAATGCAATTAAGCGAACCAGTCCTAGTGAAGGAGCCATAGTAAACTATGACGGTGCAG AGACTATTGGGGATGGTGAGAGTATGCATGACTCTCCGCGTGATGAGGCTTTGCAAAACATGTCTGCAGATGACCTCCCAGACTCTGCAAGTCAAGTAGCACAGCCACAAAGTTCTGCTTTCTCCTATAG ggaTGCGAAGAAGAAATTGAGATTGGCTCTTTGTTCAGCAGATTCTGTTGCCTTCCCAATGTTGACACATTCAACAAGGAATGGCCTACCAGATCACACAGACCCTGAAG ATAATGAAATTGTGTGCTTCTTGAAAGTTCAGCTGGCTGAAGCTATTAACCTCCAAGACAAGAACTTGATGGCCCAGCTGCAAGAGACAATGCGATGTGTAAGCCGCTTTGATAACAGGACCTGTCGAAAGCTGCTGGCATCTATTGCAGAGGACTATAG gaaaagagCTCCATATATCGCTTACTTAACTCGATGTCGCCAAGGCCTGCAAACAACACAGGCACACTTGGAAAGGCTGTTGCAAAGAGTTCTGCGAGATAAAGAAGTGGCCAACAGATACTTCACTACAGTATGTGTGAGATTGCTGCtagagagcaaagaaaagaaaataagggagTTTATTCAAG ATTTCCAGAAACTCACAGCAGCAGATGATAAAACAGCCCAAGTTGAGGATTTTCTTCAGTTCTTATATGGGGCTATGGCTCAGGATGCCATATGGCAGAATGCCAGTGAAGAACAGCTTCAGGATGCACAATTAGCTATAGAACGCAGTGTGATGAATCGTATTTTCAAACTTGCGTTCTACCCTAATCAGGATGGAGATATTTTGCGTGACCA ggTCCTTCATGAGCACATACAGAGGTTATCTAAAGTAGTGACTGCAAATCACAAAGCACTTCAAATACCTGAG gtaTATCTCCGGGAGGCTCCATGGCCATCTGCGCAGTCCGAAATCCGCACAATAAGCGCTTATAAAACCCCCCGAGACAAAGTACAGTGTATCCTGCGAATGTGTTCAACCATCATGAACCTGCTTAGTCTGGCAAATGAAGATTCAGTACCTGGGGCAGATGATTTTGTTCCTGTTCTCGTCTTTGTCCTCATAAAG GCAAATCCACCGTGCTTGCTGTCCACTGTTCAGTACATTAGTAGTTTCTATGCCAACTGTTTGTCTGGAGAAGAATCATACTGGTGGATGCAGTTCACAGCAGCAGTTGAATTCATTAAAACTATTGATGACCGCAAGTAA